One stretch of Gambusia affinis linkage group LG05, SWU_Gaff_1.0, whole genome shotgun sequence DNA includes these proteins:
- the LOC122830880 gene encoding testis-expressed protein 29-like, producing the protein MEPAGRDRQNKPAALPPPPPPQDDPGCCVSGNTETTGPLTRPQTGPQTGPPTGATDRATDGATDGATDGATDRATDGATDRATDGGN; encoded by the coding sequence acaaaacaagcCAGCcgcccttcctcctcctcctcctcctcaagACGATCCAGGCTGCTGCGTCTCTGGGAATACGGAAACCACCGGGCCACTAACCAGACCACAGACAGGGCCACAGACGGGGCCACCGACGGGGGCAACTGACCGGGCCACCGACGGGGCCACAGACGGGGCCACCGACGGGGCCACCGACCGGGCCACAGACGGGGCAACTGACCGGGCCACCGACGGGGGCAACTGA